In the Verrucomicrobiota bacterium genome, TAACGCAATTGCCCAAGTGAGATTATGAAGACGCAGTCAACCCTCCGATTCAAGATGGCCACGGAAGAACGCGAGTTTGAATTGATCCATCGGCTCAATTACAAAACGTTCGTCGAGGAGATCCCGCAGCATCATCCCGATCCGGCCCGGCGGCTCGTGGATAAATTCCATGCGGAAAACACTTATGTCATCTGTCTTTCGGGCGAACATCTGGTCGGGATGCTGGCCGTGCGCGGCAACCGTCCCTTCTCACTGGACCAAAAACTGGCCAATCTCGATTCCTATCTGCCGCCCGGAAGAAAATTGTGCGAGGTCCGTCTGCTGGCGGTGGAAAAGGAATTTCGCACTGGCCAGGTCTTTCAAGGTTTGCTGGCGCTGGTGGTCCAGTATTGCATTCAGCACGGTTCTGACACGGCGATTATTTCTGGCACCACGCGCCAGCAAAAGCTTTATCGCCATCTGGGTTTCGTGCCATTTGGCCCGCTGGTCGGCACCGGCGACGCGTTGTTTCAGCCGATGTATCTGACGAAGGAAAGTTTCGAGGCCCAAATGGAGGAGTTTTTGCGCTCCACGCAGCCGGCTGAACAAACAGCGA is a window encoding:
- a CDS encoding GNAT family N-acetyltransferase encodes the protein MKTQSTLRFKMATEEREFELIHRLNYKTFVEEIPQHHPDPARRLVDKFHAENTYVICLSGEHLVGMLAVRGNRPFSLDQKLANLDSYLPPGRKLCEVRLLAVEKEFRTGQVFQGLLALVVQYCIQHGSDTAIISGTTRQQKLYRHLGFVPFGPLVGTGDALFQPMYLTKESFEAQMEEFLRSTQPAEQTATAPAASDSLG